In bacterium, one DNA window encodes the following:
- the metG gene encoding methionine--tRNA ligase, whose protein sequence is MPEKFYLTTPLYYVNDIPHLGHAYTNVAADCLARYKRLAGFDVFLLTGTDEHGQKVEEAARAAGKEPKKLADEVVGRFQELWTKLNISYDDFIRTTQSRHVKTVQAIFKRIYEKGDIYLGDYEGWYCTPCESYWTERQLDKGLCPACHRQTQWLAEKSYFFRMSNYQDRLLDYIDRHPDFIRPKTREREIRNLVAEGLRDLSITRSSFNWGVPVPLSGSKDVIYVWFDALINYVTGVGYIDDEEGFSRYWPADCHIIGKDILKFHTVIWPVMLMAAGILPPRRVFAHGWWTIEGEKMSKSLGNVVDPFQVADEVGVDGLRYFLMREVPFGLDGDFSWQSLIHRYNSDLANDLGNLVSRTLTMIEKYFNGEINPSSGEDLAEAALAIPDKVDQAMNELEFHQALIAIWELISVCNKYIDENAPWVLAKDKTKQSRLATVMYNLAEALRFIGVLISPFIPASGEKLLNQLGVTSQMKMDSLQEWGVLPPHTKVAKGKPLFPRL, encoded by the coding sequence ATGCCTGAAAAGTTTTATCTTACTACCCCCCTTTATTATGTGAATGACATCCCCCACCTAGGCCATGCCTATACCAACGTGGCGGCTGATTGTCTGGCCAGATATAAACGTCTGGCCGGATTTGACGTCTTTTTATTAACCGGCACAGATGAGCACGGTCAAAAGGTAGAAGAAGCCGCCAGAGCCGCCGGCAAAGAACCAAAGAAATTAGCGGATGAAGTAGTCGGTAGATTCCAGGAGTTATGGACGAAATTAAATATCTCTTATGATGATTTTATCCGGACCACCCAAAGCCGACATGTAAAGACGGTGCAAGCCATCTTTAAGCGTATCTACGAAAAAGGGGATATCTATCTGGGCGATTATGAGGGCTGGTATTGCACCCCCTGTGAAAGCTACTGGACAGAACGGCAACTGGATAAGGGCCTGTGTCCAGCCTGTCACAGACAAACCCAGTGGCTGGCCGAAAAAAGCTACTTTTTCAGGATGTCAAACTACCAGGACCGGCTTTTAGATTATATAGACCGTCATCCTGACTTTATTCGCCCTAAAACGAGGGAAAGAGAGATCAGGAATCTGGTGGCAGAAGGCCTCAGAGATTTATCCATCACCCGGTCCTCCTTCAACTGGGGCGTGCCTGTTCCCCTGTCCGGAAGCAAAGATGTCATCTATGTGTGGTTTGATGCCCTGATAAATTATGTAACCGGCGTCGGCTATATTGATGATGAGGAAGGATTCAGCCGCTATTGGCCGGCCGATTGCCACATTATAGGCAAAGACATCTTGAAATTCCACACCGTTATCTGGCCGGTTATGCTTATGGCGGCTGGAATTTTACCCCCCCGGCGGGTCTTTGCCCATGGCTGGTGGACCATAGAAGGAGAGAAGATGTCTAAGTCCTTGGGGAATGTGGTTGATCCCTTCCAGGTAGCGGATGAGGTCGGCGTGGACGGGTTGCGCTATTTCCTTATGCGAGAGGTCCCCTTTGGTCTGGATGGAGATTTTTCATGGCAGAGCCTTATCCACAGATATAATAGCGACTTGGCTAATGACCTGGGGAATCTCGTTTCTCGAACCCTGACCATGATTGAAAAGTACTTTAACGGTGAGATCAATCCTTCGTCAGGTGAAGATTTAGCTGAGGCCGCCCTGGCCATACCAGACAAAGTAGATCAGGCCATGAATGAATTAGAATTCCACCAGGCCCTAATCGCTATCTGGGAATTGATTAGTGTTTGCAATAAATACATTGATGAAAACGCCCCCTGGGTCCTGGCCAAAGACAAAACTAAACAGTCTCGATTGGCTACGGTGATGTATAATCTGGCCGAAGCCCTCCGGTTTATCGGGGTGCTTATCTCACCCTTTATCCCGGCTTCCGGCGAGAAGCTCCTGAACCAACTCGGGGTTACATCTCAAATGAAGATGGATTCTCTCCAGGAGTGGGGTGTGTTACCGCCTCACACCAAAGTGGCTAAAGGCAAACCCTTATTCCCCCGATTATAG